The DNA segment TCTTATCAAGCATTTTCTGAAATGAAAAGATTACATGAAGAACGCAAAATCATCGGTTATCAAATGGCAGTTGTAAAACATGAGCCAGGCAACAAACTTGTTGCACAAGATTTTCTTGACTTTACTGGTGCCGATAAAAATATGAAAGACAGCCTTATTGGTATGCTAATTGGTATTTTAGGCGGACCATTCGGTATTTTAATTGGTTGGATGGTTGGTGCTATCGTTGGTTCTATGCAAGATGCTGGCGAAGTGAAAAATGCACTAACTGTATTTGAAAGAACGCTAAAAACAATTCCTGAAGGTTCTACAGGCCTTATTCTAATCGCTACAGAGCAAGAACTAGCGAATGTAAATGATGTTGCAATGGATGAACTACACGGCCGTGTTCAACGTATGGACGAAGCTATCGTAGCGCAAGAAATTAAAAGCGCTCAAGAAACAGAAGGAAAAGCAAAAGATTCCGCGAAAAAACATTGGTTCAACAAATAAAATCATTTCATCGAGGACAGAGTAATCTGTCCTCTTTTTGTTTTAATAAGGGTGAATAGGGGAAATAAACAACATAAAATAGACTTATAGAAACTTTTTTCAAGATGGTAACGCTTAACTCATTTTTATTTTCTGAAAACTATTTGCATCAAATTAAAAACATGCTACAATAAACAAGTTGTGAATTTCACAAGAAAATTTTTTGTCTGGAGATGAAATAATTTGGATGTTGAAAAT comes from the Listeria welshimeri serovar 6b str. SLCC5334 genome and includes:
- a CDS encoding DUF1269 domain-containing protein, translating into MKKEKTVLIMNFDEESISYQAFSEMKRLHEERKIIGYQMAVVKHEPGNKLVAQDFLDFTGADKNMKDSLIGMLIGILGGPFGILIGWMVGAIVGSMQDAGEVKNALTVFERTLKTIPEGSTGLILIATEQELANVNDVAMDELHGRVQRMDEAIVAQEIKSAQETEGKAKDSAKKHWFNK